A genomic segment from Flavobacterium inviolabile encodes:
- a CDS encoding SDR family oxidoreductase, with amino-acid sequence MEAIKPLVIITGASSGIGAATARLFSSKGHALLLLARRLENLTALNLPNTLCKKVDITDFKALQEAVAEAEAKFGPADAIVNNAGMMLLGDIAVQNPEEWKAMFDVNILGLLNGMQAVLPQMKERQHGTIINISSIAGRKTFPNHAAYCGTKFGVHAITENVREEVAGFNVRLVTIAPGAVETELLSHTTSETIKDGYNEWKATMGSVLDPQTIADAIWYAYNQPQGVNIREIVLAATKQQT; translated from the coding sequence ATGGAAGCAATTAAACCATTGGTTATTATTACCGGGGCAAGCTCCGGAATTGGCGCCGCTACGGCACGACTATTTTCGTCCAAAGGGCATGCGCTGCTTTTATTGGCAAGAAGACTGGAAAACCTGACCGCTTTAAACTTACCCAATACGTTGTGTAAAAAAGTCGACATAACCGATTTTAAAGCATTACAGGAAGCCGTTGCGGAAGCCGAGGCAAAATTCGGACCGGCGGATGCCATTGTAAACAATGCCGGAATGATGCTGCTCGGCGATATTGCGGTTCAGAATCCGGAAGAATGGAAAGCCATGTTTGATGTAAACATACTGGGACTGCTAAACGGGATGCAGGCCGTATTGCCTCAGATGAAAGAAAGGCAGCACGGCACCATTATTAACATCAGTTCTATTGCCGGCAGAAAAACATTTCCGAATCATGCGGCCTACTGCGGTACCAAATTTGGCGTTCATGCCATTACCGAAAACGTTAGGGAAGAAGTCGCCGGTTTTAATGTCCGCCTGGTAACCATAGCGCCCGGAGCGGTAGAAACGGAACTACTGTCGCATACCACTTCCGAAACGATAAAAGACGGTTACAACGAATGGAAAGCCACTATGGGAAGTGTTCTGGATCCTCAAACAATCGCAGATGCGATCTGGTATGCCTATAACCAGCCGCAGGGAGTGAACATCAGGGAAATCGTATTGGCAGCTACAAAACAGCAAACGTAA